In Luteitalea sp. TBR-22, one genomic interval encodes:
- a CDS encoding glycosyltransferase family 4 protein, with product MVAAPMDQRVARAGTPAGGRGVLIVTTNFPPDRRAGTHRLLRFARNLDALGWRVVVLTMDPRSYRPGVPVDDRLLREIPASVVVGRTRVPWRAEAPPAPSAGTAAGAPTTAPARASRPRGRVERTIRKFWQDLTTTPDPELAWWLPTVPEGAALARAHRLDVILSSAPPFTPHLAAAEIARRTKLPWVADFRDPWSRAPWVLDQRTRGWTGWVHQRLERMTIGRASRVVLNTRPMQQDFMAHYPPAMASKFLTIPNGFDSEALERGLRPVARTAPASTLVLCHTGNLYQARDPRPLLRALATVLTDGSMPADAFRLQLVGGAGGEFDTANEVARLGIAHAVEFVPPVSHGESLGYLRAADVLLVVQPDTAVQVPVKLYEYLWARKPILAMASAGAVADLVTDGKVGIVVAADDDRAIAEALREFQRRRATLGADYVAPAAFLEQLEGTTLTRRLHDVLMDLTA from the coding sequence ATGGTAGCCGCGCCCATGGACCAGCGAGTGGCGCGGGCGGGGACACCGGCCGGCGGCCGCGGTGTCCTGATCGTCACGACGAACTTCCCCCCCGATCGACGCGCGGGCACTCACCGCCTCCTGCGCTTCGCGCGGAACCTCGACGCACTCGGCTGGCGCGTCGTGGTCCTCACGATGGATCCGCGGTCGTATCGCCCCGGAGTGCCCGTGGACGACCGCCTGCTGCGGGAGATCCCCGCATCGGTCGTGGTGGGACGCACGCGCGTGCCGTGGCGCGCCGAGGCGCCTCCCGCGCCGTCCGCAGGCACGGCGGCGGGCGCCCCGACCACCGCGCCGGCGAGGGCGTCTCGGCCGCGCGGGAGGGTCGAGCGCACCATCCGCAAGTTCTGGCAGGACCTGACCACCACGCCCGACCCGGAGCTGGCCTGGTGGCTGCCCACGGTGCCTGAGGGCGCGGCGCTCGCTCGGGCACACCGCCTCGACGTGATCCTGTCGTCGGCGCCGCCGTTCACCCCGCACCTGGCGGCTGCGGAGATCGCGCGGCGCACGAAGCTGCCCTGGGTCGCCGACTTCCGGGACCCGTGGTCACGCGCGCCATGGGTGCTCGACCAGCGCACCCGCGGGTGGACCGGGTGGGTCCACCAGCGGCTCGAGCGCATGACCATCGGCCGCGCGTCGCGCGTGGTGCTCAACACGCGGCCCATGCAACAGGACTTCATGGCGCACTATCCGCCGGCCATGGCGTCCAAGTTCCTCACGATTCCGAACGGCTTCGACAGCGAGGCCCTCGAGCGTGGGCTGCGGCCCGTGGCGCGGACGGCTCCGGCCTCGACGCTGGTCCTGTGCCACACCGGCAATCTGTACCAGGCGCGCGATCCCCGGCCGTTGTTGCGGGCCCTGGCCACGGTGCTGACCGACGGCTCGATGCCCGCCGATGCCTTCCGCCTGCAGTTGGTCGGCGGCGCCGGCGGCGAGTTCGATACGGCCAACGAGGTGGCGCGGCTCGGCATCGCGCACGCCGTGGAGTTCGTGCCGCCCGTGTCGCACGGCGAGAGCCTCGGATACCTCCGGGCCGCCGACGTCCTGCTCGTCGTGCAGCCCGACACGGCCGTGCAGGTGCCGGTGAAGCTTTACGAGTATCTGTGGGCCCGCAAGCCGATTCTCGCGATGGCCTCAGCCGGCGCCGTCGCCGACCTCGTCACCGACGGGAAGGTCGGCATCGTCGTCGCCGCCGACGACGATCGCGCGATTGCGGAGGCGCTCCGCGAATTCCAGCGTCGCCGCGCGACGCTGGGGGCCGACTACGTGGCGCCGGCTGCCTTCCTGGAGCAGCTCGAGGGCAC